A part of Chanos chanos chromosome 9, fChaCha1.1, whole genome shotgun sequence genomic DNA contains:
- the r3hdm4 gene encoding R3H domain-containing protein 4 codes for MVVLNNNNNGEPELILIEERCSSLPSSPAKRVSPAKKKQFFINQAIRNSDLTPRAKGRKSLRRQENNRYLANLLEREECSKDEVETCETASPTIFTEACTNGNYVEYWSDFMNRSGEEQEKLLVLLEEEAKKTSTKTSKDQRDENPAFSAQDCFQRIDRRLRATLKRKQIPIRTLEMLEADLLRFFEAQPHSVYITNLPSSYERLLLHAVCQYMDLVSASSNRNGARQTKVVNKQEEFLPPSPLLSAYLEQLS; via the exons ATGGTTGTGttgaacaacaataacaacggGGAGCCGGAGCTTAT CCTGATCGAGGAGCGTTGCAGCTCTCTGCCTAGCTCCCCTGCCAAACGCGTCTCACCTGCCAAGAAAAAACAGTTCTTCATCAATCAGGCCATACGCAATTCCGATCTCACCCCCAGAGCCAAGGGCAGGAAGAGCCTCCGGCGTCAGGAGAACA accGTTATCTGGCAAATCTCCTGGAGAGGGAAGAGTGTTCCAAAGATGAGGTGGAGACATGTGAGACTGCTTCCCCCACCATCTTCACCGAGGCCTGCACCAACGGAAACTACGTGGAG tacTGGAGTGACTTCATGAACCGCTCAGGAgaagagcaggagaaactgCTGGTCCTGCTAGAGGAAGAGGCCAAAAAGACCAGCACCAAAACGTCCAAAGACCAGAGGGACG AGAATCCTGCCTTCAGCGCTCAAGACTGCTTCCAGAGGATCGACCGGAGACTTCGTGCCACCCTGAAACGCAAACAGATCCCCATT AGAACTCTGGAGATGCTGGAGGCTGATCTGCTTCGCTTTTTCGAGGCTCAGCCACACTCTGTTTACATCACCAATCTGCCCAGCAG TTACGAGCGTCTTCTGCTTCATGCTGTCTGTCAGTATATGGACCTGGTCTCTGCAA GTTCGAACCGTAACGGAGCTCGACAGACGAAGGTGGTGAACAAACAGGAGGAGTTCCTCCCCCCGTCTCCGTTGCTCTCTGCTTACCTGGAACAGCTGagctga